The following proteins come from a genomic window of Legionella cherrii:
- a CDS encoding aldo/keto reductase has product MPRHKLVLGFAHWGSAEVPIFKMIETVTFAVQNGIEEIDCAPHYGNGAQENVLGVALLCLSEDDRARVKISTKVGRIIDPNKKSESSNGFTNSSGFSQIFDYSKEGIEKSFGQSQLRMRVSNVHALYLHDLDKGTHGEKHTTHYETFIQEGYLAFGTLKDQKKIEIAGIGSNDVEICMKLIKDGRFQIDRIMLAGCYNLLNFSALDELFPLCKEKNIKLYIAAPYGGGLLSGQKDNHFFRYEKANQQQMERLEKIKSICNQFQVDLPHAAMQFVHMHPQVEKVVVGARTSEELKATLKYALEPINPKFWEALKQEGLIPSSTVIPSYDCAPVLSIFSKLDEKGKVSSSKEVEHTELKL; this is encoded by the coding sequence ATGCCTCGTCACAAACTTGTTCTTGGCTTTGCCCATTGGGGAAGTGCTGAAGTTCCAATTTTTAAAATGATAGAAACAGTGACTTTTGCAGTACAAAATGGCATTGAGGAAATTGATTGCGCCCCTCATTATGGGAATGGTGCTCAAGAAAATGTCTTAGGTGTTGCTTTACTCTGTTTATCCGAAGATGATCGCGCTCGAGTAAAGATTTCTACTAAAGTAGGTCGCATAATCGATCCGAATAAAAAATCAGAAAGCAGTAATGGTTTTACTAATTCCAGTGGTTTTTCGCAGATTTTTGACTACAGCAAGGAGGGGATCGAAAAATCATTTGGTCAAAGCCAATTGCGGATGCGGGTATCGAATGTTCACGCATTGTATTTACATGATCTTGATAAAGGGACTCATGGCGAAAAACACACTACCCATTATGAAACATTTATTCAAGAGGGTTACCTTGCGTTTGGTACACTGAAAGATCAGAAGAAAATTGAAATTGCTGGTATCGGTTCAAACGATGTTGAAATTTGCATGAAGCTTATTAAAGATGGTCGCTTTCAAATCGATCGCATTATGCTGGCTGGTTGTTATAATTTACTTAATTTCTCTGCACTTGATGAACTATTCCCACTTTGTAAAGAAAAAAATATCAAACTTTATATCGCAGCCCCGTATGGTGGGGGACTTTTAAGCGGTCAAAAGGATAATCATTTTTTTCGCTATGAAAAAGCAAATCAGCAACAGATGGAAAGACTAGAAAAAATAAAATCGATATGTAACCAATTTCAAGTTGATCTGCCGCATGCTGCAATGCAATTTGTACACATGCATCCGCAAGTTGAAAAAGTCGTTGTTGGTGCAAGAACCTCAGAAGAACTGAAAGCTACTTTGAAATATGCTCTTGAACCAATAAATCCTAAATTTTGGGAAGCCTTAAAACAAGAGGGATTGATTCCCAGCAGTACAGTAATTCCCTCGTATGACTGCGCCCCTGTACTGTCAATATTTTCCAAGCTTGATGAAAAAGGAAAAGTCTCTTCGTCAAAGGAAGTGGAACATACTGAACTGAAATTATAG
- a CDS encoding ankyrin repeat domain-containing protein gives MKLSDLKAMVELSELIYEQVDKSSFKELTEFVGTFSEIYSLFQTRERYKLDHSDIPSELKVFFDENDSELDLLSRKTLALADSIDNEFKKFRSSENSSLVGQFFSFFVQSDSNRKVSSSSIYNTGMSQTTNSTSVTLDSILKRYKTKDKNVALRRAAHQGSVAHVELLINHFGADINNKSSNGFTALDWAFYNNQMEPLGVFNTLCWLGADQSTLRPLLEKYVTGDESEFPTKDIALARAMEQENQKDIRILVDKYKADMEKAQEILDTKTTSLSFF, from the coding sequence ATGAAACTAAGTGATTTAAAAGCAATGGTGGAACTCTCAGAACTAATCTATGAGCAAGTTGATAAGTCTTCATTTAAAGAATTAACCGAATTTGTGGGAACTTTCAGTGAAATTTATTCTCTATTTCAAACTAGAGAACGCTATAAACTGGATCATAGTGATATTCCATCTGAGCTCAAGGTTTTTTTTGATGAAAATGATTCTGAACTTGATCTATTAAGCCGAAAGACTTTAGCTTTGGCTGATTCTATAGACAATGAGTTTAAAAAATTTCGTTCATCTGAAAACTCTTCTCTAGTTGGACAATTTTTTTCATTCTTTGTGCAATCTGATTCTAATCGCAAGGTATCGTCAAGCAGTATCTATAATACTGGAATGAGTCAAACAACGAATAGCACTTCAGTTACCCTGGATAGCATTCTAAAGAGATACAAAACAAAAGATAAAAATGTAGCCCTCAGAAGAGCAGCTCACCAAGGCAGTGTTGCGCATGTCGAGTTGCTAATTAATCACTTTGGGGCCGATATTAACAACAAAAGTAGTAATGGTTTTACGGCTTTGGACTGGGCTTTTTATAATAATCAGATGGAGCCACTAGGTGTTTTTAATACATTATGCTGGCTTGGGGCAGATCAATCAACACTTAGGCCTCTTCTTGAAAAATATGTAACCGGTGATGAGTCTGAATTTCCTACAAAGGATATCGCCCTAGCAAGAGCCATGGAGCAAGAAAATCAAAAAGATATCCGCATATTAGTCGATAAGTACAAGGCAGACATGGAAAAAGCTCAAGAAATTTTGGATACTAAAACAACATCTCTAAGCTTCTTCTAA